AAGGTGCCGTTGATGACTGGCACGTCTTTGTAGGAAATATGCAGGGTGACATTGCTGCCGCTTGCCATTTCAAAGCCGTGACCGGTGAGACCGAATCCGGTGACATCCGTGACAGCGTGAGGATGAAAGTCAGCGAGTGTTTCGGCTGCGGTCTTGTTGAGCGTCGCCATCGCGGTCATGACGTCTTTTTGTTCCTGTTCACTTGCCTTGCCGAATTTAATGGCTGTCGTAATGATGCCTGCTCCGAGAGGTTTTGTCAGGACGAGCTTGTCACCGGTTTTCGCACCGACGTTCTTGAAGATCGCGTCGGGATGAACGGTTCCGGTTACGCTCAGGCCGTATTTTGGTTCCTGATCATCAATGGAATGGCCCCCGGCGAGAACGGCCCCTGATTCCTGGATTTTGTCCGCCCCGCCCCTGAGAATCTCAGCAAGGGTTTCCGGCGGCATCTTTTTGATCGGATATCCGACAATGTTCAGGGCCGTGACCGGTTTACCGCCCATCGCATAAATGTCACTCAGTGCATTTGCCGCTGCGATCTGGCCAAACATATACGGGTCGTCACAAATTGGCGTGAAATAATCGATGGACTGCACAATGGCGAGATCGTCCGTCAGTTTAAACACACCGCCATCATCGCTCGTATCAAGACCGACAAGCAGGTTTTCGTTTTTAGTTCCTTCAGGTAAATGACGCAAGACTTGCGTCAGGTCGGCTGGGCCGATTTTGCAGCCTCAACCGGCTTTCTTTGTTGTTTGAGTGAGGGGTTTATTTCCCCCGGACAGAATATTCTTTAACATCGGTCAGATGCACCTCCATATCAGGATATACAAATCAGTTGACAGTGCCGTTATAGTCGGAGATACCGCCTTCCACAACGATGACTCTGTCATGGTCGAAGCCTGCGTCAATCAGTGCTTCGGCCACTTCTTTACTTCGGTTCTGGGTGTTGCAAAGGATGACGACATCTTCCTCTTCGTTCAGTAAAGACGGATTATCCATCACGAGCGCCATGGGCATATTCTCAAAGCCCGGAATGGATTCCTCGTCAAACTCGTCCGTTTCCCGGACGTCGATGTATTGGACGTCGTCTTCAAGTCCTTGTTCAGTCTGTGCTTCGAGATCTGTGGCCGTCATCGTATTGAGACCGTCAAGATCAGCCGTGCCTCCGCATGCACCAAGCAGAAAAAGGCCGGACAAAACGATCAGTAATTGTTTCATGGTATTCCTCCTTGTTATCGATACATAACCATTATACACGATTCATCTGGAAAGTGCATCCACTTCACACAAAGGTCACATCTGACGGGTGGCGGATTGGATCATAGCCTGGATTAAGGCGTCCGTGTGCGGATGCTGGCTGTTGGCGTGACGCACCGCGTAGAAGGATCGGTCGGTCGGGAGTTCGCAAAGAATCTTTACATGTTGGGTCATCACCGTATCGAGGGCAAATGACGACACGGCGGTGATCCCGATGCCGGATGCCGCAAGAGCGAGAGCTCCGGCGGTATTCGGGACAACGGCAATGACGGGCAGATCATCGAAAGATCCTCCAAAATCGGTGATGGCTTTTTTTGTCGCACGGAGCGTACCGGAACCCTCTCTGTAGGAAATAAAGCGCTCATTCATCAGATCATCAGCGGAATGGATCGCTGATTTCTCCGGAGTGCCAACCAGGACGAGCTGATCCTGGGCGATTTCCGTCGATACAAGGCGGTTATCATCGGGCTTGGACCCGGTAAAGGCAAGGTCAAGCTCGAAATGACGCAACTGTTCGATCATCTTCGCGGAGGAGTCGAGCGTGATGCAGAGATCCGTTGGATACGCCGAATCCTCAAGGAGGGAAAGTGCCTGTGGAAGAAGATAGGTGCCGGGAATGGAGCTTGCCCCGACGTGAAGACTTCCCTGTTCACCGGCGTGGCTCAAAGCGGCTTTGTTATAGATGACCTCCCAGTCCTGAAGCAGTTTTTGTCCCTCGTTAAACAAAATGGCGCCTGACGTCGTCAGGGTCATCGTTTCCCTGTTAAGAAGCGGAAAGCCGGCTTCTTTCTCCAGTGCTTTGATCTGCTTCGTGATCGCAGGTTGGGAGATCTTGAGCTTTTGGGCAGTTTGGGAGAAGCTTCGTTCTTCTGCAAGAACAATGAAGGTGTGCAGTCGGTTCAGGTTCATAACAACCTCCTTATAAATGAATGGAATGGATTTATAACTATATGTTATACTATGTGCGAAAAGGTGAGAACCGTTACATAATCAGGGCATCTGCCGGTGTTAATCCGGTTATGTTGTCTATTTTACAACAGAAAGGTTGATGAATGTGAAGCGATCGTTGTTTATTTTAAGTGGACTGTTCCTGCTTGGCGCTTGTGGGAATGAACAGGAGGAACCGTTCGAAGTCGCCGTCATTCCGTCACAGTCCATCGGGGAAATGCAGGAAGGGCTTGATCTGCTTGAGGCAGAGCTTGAAGCAGCGCTTGGGAGAGTTGTCAAAGTGGAGCACTATCCGAACTATAATGCGGTGGTGGAGGCCATCAATCACAGTCATATCGATCTCGCTTATGTGGGGCCTGTGACGTACCTCATCGCCAGAAATCAGAGTGGGGCTGAGGCAGTTCTGACTCAATCCATCAATGGATCGCCTTATTATCATTCCTATATCAAAGCGCATGTGGACGCTCCGTGGGATACTCTCGATGAGCTGTTGGCAGATGTGGGTGACGTGTCATTTGCTTTTGGCAGTCATTCCTCGACGTCAGGTTTTACGGTACCGGGGTATGAGTTGATGAATCAGGGGGTGTACCGTGATGAGAATGACCATGACTTTATAGACGTCCGCTTTACCGGTTCGCATGACATTACAGCCCAGGCCCTCCTCAGTCAGGACGTGGATGCAGGAGCCATTGACAGTGCGATTTATCACGCACTCGTCGAAGAGGGGTCTGTGGATGACAGCCGGCTGAAGACGATTTGGGAATCGGAGCCGCTTTATCAATATCCGTGGATCGTCCCTTCTGATAAGGATGAAGACGAGATCGAAGCCATTCAGGAAGCGTTTCTTGCGATCGAAGAGCCGGAGATTTTACGGATTTTCGGAGGTGCAGATGCCTTTGTCCTGGCAGATGTGGCCAATTATGAAGGGATCGAGGATGCGGCCCGGGCCGTGGGGCTTCTTGATGATGAGGAGTAAACCGTGATGGTCTGGTTCAAAAGGAGACACCTGGTTTATGTGGTACTGTTGGCCGTTCTGACGGTGATCAGTATGCAGGTGACCAATGTCGAGATCACGAGGCTCGTCGATCTCATCTACATCGGTGACTTTATTCGTGAGCGCTTCTTGCCCGTTCGCTGGGAACTGTGGCCGGTTCTCCTTCAGGCAAGCGGAGTCACGCTGGCGATGGCCTTTCTCGGCACACTCGTTGCACTCTTTGTCGCATTGCCCGTCAGTTTTCTTGTCGCGAGGCCGACGAGCAGTTATTGGGTGCGTACACCTTTGAAGCTGGTGCTCAATTTTCTGAGGAGTGTGCCTGAAATCGTGTTTGGCCTGATTCTCGTCGTGATCCTTGGACTGGGAACGTTTCCGGCCGTGATTGCCATCGTGCTTCATAATATCGGTGTCCTCGGGAAATTGATCGCCGAACTGATCGAAGCATCAGACCGGGGTCCGCAGGAAGCGATGCGGGCCGTTGGTGCAGGGTGGCATTCGGGAAATGTCCTGGCGATCCTGCCGCAGATCTGGCCGAATGTCCTGTCTCAGTATTTTTACCGGTTTGAAGTGGCGATCCGGACGTCGCTCATCTTAGGCTTTATCGGCGGCGGGGGGGCTGGGCCAGCAGCTGTTCAATCATTTTAACAGCATGAACTACCAGGCAGTGGCCCTTGATATTCTGTTTATCATGGGGCTTGTGATGATTGTGGATCTGTTTGGATCCTTCGTCCGGAACCGGATGATATGAGGAGGGAGCATGATGATACAAGTGGAAGGCCTCAGTGTCACGTTTGGCGGTAACGTACAGGCACTAAGCGGGATTGATTTCACCGTGGGGGATGGTGAATTTATCTGTGTCCTTGGGCGAAGCGGGGCGGGGAAATCGACACTCATCCGTTGCTTAAACGGCCTGCAGCGTCCGAGTGCGGGCATTGTTACCGTGAATGGTGAGACTCTGACCTCAAAAACTGAGCAGGACCTGAGGCGGATACGTGCCGATATCGGCATGATCTTTCAGCACTTTCAGCTCATCCCGCGACTCACGGTTGCAATGAATGTTTATCTTGGGATGGCAGGAAAGAGGCCTTGGTGGAAAACAGTGATGGGGTTTCAGACAGATTCAGAAAAAGCGCGCGTTGATACGGCACTCCGTGAGGTCGAAATCGGGGACTATGCTCACAGGAGAGTCGAGGAGTTGAGCGGCGGGCAAAAGCAGCGGGTTGCGGTGGCGAGAGCCCTTGTGCAAGAACCATTTTTACTGCTTGGAGATGAACCGGTTGCAAGTCTCGATCCTGGTACCTCAGAACGGCTCTTTCAGAAACTGAAGGATCTGCATGACAACCGGGGAATCACGATGTTCATCAACGTGCATGACGTGACGCTTGCCAAACGGTATGCGAACCGTATTCTTGCTCTGAAGGACGGAGCGCTGATCTTTGACGGGCCGCCTGAAGCCTTTGACGAAGAAGCATACAGGGAAACGTATGCAACGACGACTTAAAGAAAGAGCCCGGATTCCAATGGAATCCGGGCTCTTTTGATCGCACTGTTCCAAAGAACAGGCTGTATCATCAATGATTACTTATTCGACACCTTCAAGCCAGCCGTCAACGACGTCCTGGTTTGCTTCCACCCAGTCGGCAGCTGCATCTTCAGGATCTGTACCTTCCTGGATTTCAAGCATGATGCTTTCCATGTCTTCTGTTGTCCAGAAGAACTGATCAAGAATACGGAACGCATTAGGCATATCCTCTTCAAGACCTTGGCGAACCATTGTCTGGATCACTTCTGCTTCACCGAATGATCCTTCAGGATCTTCAAGATACTTAAGGTCATAGGCAGAGAACTTCCAGTGTGGTGTCCAGCCTGTTACGACGATAGGCTCTTCATTTCCGACAGCTTCACCAAGCGCAGTCGCCATGGCACCACTTGAAGAGGTTTCAACGGAGAATCCGTCAAGACCGTAGTCTTCTACAGATGCTTCTGCGGCCTGAACAACACCGGCACCCGGTTCGATACCTGTGATGGTTCCGCCGAGCTCATCTTCATACTGATCAAGGTCAGCAATGGAGTCGATGGTCATATACTCAGGGACAACCAGACCGACGAGTGCGCCCTCGAGGTTCACACCAAGGTCAACGAGATCGTCTTCGTATTCAGCGAAGAGGTCACCGTGTGTTGCCGGCAACCATGCGGCAACCATGCCGTCAGCTTCGCCATTTGCAACGGACTGCCACATGATGGCATTGTCAATCGGTGTGATTGTTACATCATAGCCTTGGCTTTCCAGGACGTTTGCAACAACGTGCGTAGATGCGATTTCAGAATCCCATTCTACGTATACGAGTTCAATTTCTTTGCCTTCGCCGACCATTGCGCCGTCGTTTGCCGCATTGTCGTCACCGGCATTTTCATTGACGTTTGCATCGTCATTGTTATTCCCTGTATTCTCTTCATTGTTTCCGTCGTTCCCGCATGCTGTGGCAACGAGTGTCAACGAAAGACCAGCTGCAGCTGCAACCAATTTCTTGTTTCCTTTGAACATAAATCGTTCATCCCCTTTTTTCTTAAATATTATTTATGGTACACACCGGATAGCTTTACCCGGTGTGGGTCCAACATAAACATTAATTCTTCTTCATGTTTGCTGTTTGGGTGAAGCGGTCGATGATGATCGCCAGTATAACAATGGCGATACCTGCTGTAAAGCCAGGTCCAACCTGAGCACGCTGCAAGGCAGACAGCACTTCACGGCCAAGACCAGGTGCCCCGATCATGGAAGCAATGACAACCATGGAAAGGGCGAGCATCACGGTCTGGTTAATCCCGGCCATGATGGTAACTTTGGCCATTGGCAGCTCAACTTTAAAGAGCTTCTGTGCCGGTGTCGAACCAAATGCATCCGAGGCTTCGACCATTTCCGTCGGTACCTGCCGGATCCCGAGATTCGTCAGTCGGACCGTCGGCGGTGTCGCAAAAATCAGTGAGGCGAATACACCCGGTACCATCCCGATCCCGAAGAAAGCAACGGCCGGAATCAGATAAACGAAGGCCGGCATCGTCTGCATGAAGTCGAGAACCGGCTTCATGATCGCTTCTGCGGTGTCGCTTTTCGACATGAGAATCCCGAATGGAACCCCGATGATGACGGAAAGGACACTGGCGAGAAGGACAAGGGTAAAGGTGTACATGAGTTCTTCCCACAGTCCCTGGTTAAAGATTAACAGGAGACCGAATATGGTGAATATCGGCAGTCCGAGCTTCCTGCCATTCAGGAAATAGGCAATAACAGCGACCAAAACGATGATAATGAGTGCCGGCACTGCATAGAGCAGATCGGCAAACCAGGTCATAAAATCACCAAAGCCACTGCGGATCGGACCGAAGATAAAGGAAAAGACATCGGTGATCCACGCAACCGCGTTACTGACGGCTTCAGAAATCGGTATTTGCGGTAAGTTTTCTAAAAGATCATTCAACATCCAGGTTCACCTCGTTTTCTCCGGACAAAGCGGCAATAACGGCGCCGCGCACGATAATGCCTTCAAGTTTCTCGTCTTCGACAACCGCAACCGGAACCGGTGAATCGTGAATGAGATCAAACAGATCGT
This genomic window from [Bacillus] selenitireducens MLS10 contains:
- the selD gene encoding selenide, water dikinase SelD; the protein is MLKNILSGGNKPLTQTTKKAGUGCKIGPADLTQVLRHLPEGTKNENLLVGLDTSDDGGVFKLTDDLAIVQSIDYFTPICDDPYMFGQIAAANALSDIYAMGGKPVTALNIVGYPIKKMPPETLAEILRGGADKIQESGAVLAGGHSIDDQEPKYGLSVTGTVHPDAIFKNVGAKTGDKLVLTKPLGAGIITTAIKFGKASEQEQKDVMTAMATLNKTAAETLADFHPHAVTDVTGFGLTGHGFEMASGSNVTLHISYKDVPVINGTLSHARNKVIPGGGRENRDYLLEHVEHAPHIELADQLILSDSITSGGLLVSLPADEADAYVEAYNRAQDTFKAAVIGHVTDFEGHAIKIR
- a CDS encoding rhodanese-like domain-containing protein, which gives rise to MKQLLIVLSGLFLLGACGGTADLDGLNTMTATDLEAQTEQGLEDDVQYIDVRETDEFDEESIPGFENMPMALVMDNPSLLNEEEDVVILCNTQNRSKEVAEALIDAGFDHDRVIVVEGGISDYNGTVN
- a CDS encoding LysR family transcriptional regulator, with product MNLNRLHTFIVLAEERSFSQTAQKLKISQPAITKQIKALEKEAGFPLLNRETMTLTTSGAILFNEGQKLLQDWEVIYNKAALSHAGEQGSLHVGASSIPGTYLLPQALSLLEDSAYPTDLCITLDSSAKMIEQLRHFELDLAFTGSKPDDNRLVSTEIAQDQLVLVGTPEKSAIHSADDLMNERFISYREGSGTLRATKKAITDFGGSFDDLPVIAVVPNTAGALALAASGIGITAVSSFALDTVMTQHVKILCELPTDRSFYAVRHANSQHPHTDALIQAMIQSATRQM
- the phnD gene encoding phosphate/phosphite/phosphonate ABC transporter substrate-binding protein, with product MNVKRSLFILSGLFLLGACGNEQEEPFEVAVIPSQSIGEMQEGLDLLEAELEAALGRVVKVEHYPNYNAVVEAINHSHIDLAYVGPVTYLIARNQSGAEAVLTQSINGSPYYHSYIKAHVDAPWDTLDELLADVGDVSFAFGSHSSTSGFTVPGYELMNQGVYRDENDHDFIDVRFTGSHDITAQALLSQDVDAGAIDSAIYHALVEEGSVDDSRLKTIWESEPLYQYPWIVPSDKDEDEIEAIQEAFLAIEEPEILRIFGGADAFVLADVANYEGIEDAARAVGLLDDEE
- a CDS encoding PhnE/PtxC family ABC transporter permease, whose translation is MVWFKRRHLVYVVLLAVLTVISMQVTNVEITRLVDLIYIGDFIRERFLPVRWELWPVLLQASGVTLAMAFLGTLVALFVALPVSFLVARPTSSYWVRTPLKLVLNFLRSVPEIVFGLILVVILGLGTFPAVIAIVLHNIGVLGKLIAELIEASDRGPQEAMRAVGAGWHSGNVLAILPQIWPNVLSQYFYRFEVAIRTSLILGFIGGGGAGPAAVQSF
- the phnC gene encoding phosphonate ABC transporter ATP-binding protein, with the translated sequence MMIQVEGLSVTFGGNVQALSGIDFTVGDGEFICVLGRSGAGKSTLIRCLNGLQRPSAGIVTVNGETLTSKTEQDLRRIRADIGMIFQHFQLIPRLTVAMNVYLGMAGKRPWWKTVMGFQTDSEKARVDTALREVEIGDYAHRRVEELSGGQKQRVAVARALVQEPFLLLGDEPVASLDPGTSERLFQKLKDLHDNRGITMFINVHDVTLAKRYANRILALKDGALIFDGPPEAFDEEAYRETYATTT
- a CDS encoding glycine betaine ABC transporter substrate-binding protein, whose protein sequence is MFKGNKKLVAAAAGLSLTLVATACGNDGNNEENTGNNNDDANVNENAGDDNAANDGAMVGEGKEIELVYVEWDSEIASTHVVANVLESQGYDVTITPIDNAIMWQSVANGEADGMVAAWLPATHGDLFAEYEDDLVDLGVNLEGALVGLVVPEYMTIDSIADLDQYEDELGGTITGIEPGAGVVQAAEASVEDYGLDGFSVETSSSGAMATALGEAVGNEEPIVVTGWTPHWKFSAYDLKYLEDPEGSFGEAEVIQTMVRQGLEEDMPNAFRILDQFFWTTEDMESIMLEIQEGTDPEDAAADWVEANQDVVDGWLEGVE
- a CDS encoding ABC transporter permease codes for the protein MLNDLLENLPQIPISEAVSNAVAWITDVFSFIFGPIRSGFGDFMTWFADLLYAVPALIIIVLVAVIAYFLNGRKLGLPIFTIFGLLLIFNQGLWEELMYTFTLVLLASVLSVIIGVPFGILMSKSDTAEAIMKPVLDFMQTMPAFVYLIPAVAFFGIGMVPGVFASLIFATPPTVRLTNLGIRQVPTEMVEASDAFGSTPAQKLFKVELPMAKVTIMAGINQTVMLALSMVVIASMIGAPGLGREVLSALQRAQVGPGFTAGIAIVILAIIIDRFTQTANMKKN